From the genome of Phyllostomus discolor isolate MPI-MPIP mPhyDis1 chromosome 12, mPhyDis1.pri.v3, whole genome shotgun sequence, one region includes:
- the LOC114511308 gene encoding LOW QUALITY PROTEIN: interferon lambda-1-like (The sequence of the model RefSeq protein was modified relative to this genomic sequence to represent the inferred CDS: deleted 1 base in 1 codon) has product MAAAWFLVMVASGLGLATAGPVPTSKPHSTGRGCDIGKFEYLPPTEWKAFKKAKDALENSLENQSCSSCLFPRSWTLTQLHVWEHPVALEAELALTVGVLETVADSSLEDILDQPLHTLHCILSEVQACVSALPTSGSRPLLQHWLNQLQRTPKKVSQECLEATVTFNLFRLLKQDLNYITRGGDLCIWEPKSRHTASNTPSTVLSHSLRTRYFHHQECRPLALPTVDFFSSNITFGPAPTNLK; this is encoded by the exons ATGGCTGCAGCATGGTTCCTGGTGATGGTGGCCTCGGGCCTGGGCTTGGCCACAGCAGGTCCTGTCCCCACCTCCAAGCCTCACTCAACAGGGAGGGGCTGTGACATTGGCAAGTTCGAATATCTGCCACCAACGGAGTGGAAGGCCTTCAAGAAAGCCAAGGATGCCTTG GAAAACTCACTGGAAAAT CAGAGCTGCAgttcctgcctcttccccagaTCCTGGACACTGACACAACTACAT GTGTGGGAGCACCCTGTGGCCTTGGAGGCTGAGCTGGCCTTAACAGTGGGGGTCCTGGAGACTGTGGCTGACTCATCCCTAGAGGACATCCTGGACCAGCCCCTTCACACACTGCACTGTATCCTCTCTGAGGTCCAGGCCTGT gttTCAGCTCTGCCCACCTCAGGCTCTAGGCCCCTCCTCCAGCACTGGCTGAACCAGCtccagagaaccccaaagaag gTGTCCCAAGAGTGCCTTGAAGCCACTGTCACATTCAACCTCTTCCGCCTCCTCAAACAGGACTTGAATTATATCACCAGGGGAGGAGATCTGTGCATCTGGGAGCCCAAA tcCAGACACACTGCCTCCAACACACCGAGCACAGTCCTGTCTCACAGCCTTCGCACGCGCTATTTCCATCACCAGGAATGCCGTCCCCTGGCTCTTCCCACAGTGGATTTCTTCAGCTCCAACATCACTTTTGGACCCGCCCCCACTAATCTAAAGTAG
- the LRFN1 gene encoding leucine-rich repeat and fibronectin type III domain-containing protein 1 isoform X1: protein MAPGPFSALLSPPPAALSFLLLLWVGASRGQPCPGRCICQNVAPTLTMLCAKTGLLFVPPAIDRRVVELRLTDNFIAAVRRRDFANMTSLVHLTLSRNTIGQVAAGAFADLRALRALHLDSNRLAEVRGDQLRGLGNLRHLILGNNQIRRVESAAFDAFLSTVEDLDLSYNNLEALPWEAVGQMVNLNTLTLDHNLIDHIAEGTFVQLHKLVRLDMTSNRLHKLPPDGLFLRSQGPGPKPPTPLTVSFGGNPLHCNCELLWLRRLTREDDLETCATPEHLTDRYFWSIPEEEFLCEPPLITRQAGGRALVVEGQAVSLRCRAVGDPEPVVHWVAPDGRLLGNSSRTRVRGDGTLDVTITTLRDSGTFTCIASNAAGEATAPVEVCVVPLPLMAPPPAAPPPLTEPGSSDIATPGRPGANESAAERRLVAAELTSSSVLIRWPAQRPVPGIRMYQVQYNSSADDSLVYRMIPSTSQTFLVNDLAAGRAYDLCVLAVYDDGATALPATRVVGCVQFTTAGDPAPCRPLRAHFLGGTMIIAIGGVIVASVLVFIVLLMIRYKVYGNGDGRRVKGLRSPPRVSHVCSQTNGAGVPQALPPPSQDRYEALREVATPAVAAVEAKAMTVEMTSAEPEAALGRSLGGSATSLCLLPSEEISGEESRAAGGPRRSRSGALGPPASAPPTLALVPGGAPARPRPQQRYSFDGDYGALFQSHSYPRRARRTKRHRSTPHLDVAGGGAAGEDGDLGLGAARARLAFTSTEWMLESTV, encoded by the exons ATGGCTCCGGGCCCCTTCTCAGCGCTGCTCTCACCACCACCTGCTGCCCTGTCCTTTCTGCTGCTCCTCTGGGTGGGGGCATCTCgtggccagccctgccctggccgcTGCATCTGCCAGAACGTGGCGCCCACACTGACCATGCTGTGCGCCAAGACCGGCTTGCTCTTTGTGCCGCCAGCCATCGACCGGCGTGTGGTTGAGCTGCGGCTCACCGACAACTTCATCGCAGCAGTCCGCCGCCGAGACTTCGCCAACATGACCAGCCTGGTGCACCTCACCCTCTCCCGTAACACCATTGGCCAAGTGGCAGCCGGCGCCTTTGCTGACCTACGTGCGCTGCGGGCCCTGCACCTCGACAGTAACCGACTGGCGGAGGTACGTGGTGACCAACTCCGCGGCTTGGGCAACCTCCGCCACCTAATCCTTGGCAACAACCAGATCCGCCGGGTGGAGTCAGCGGCTTTCGATGCCTTCTTGTCCACCGTGGAAGACCTGGATCTGTCCTACAACAACCTCgaggccctgccctgggaggctgTAGGCCAGATGGTGAACCTGAACACCCTCACTCTAGACCACAATCTCATTGACCACATTGCGGAAGGTACCTTCGTTCAGCTTCACAAACTGGTTCGCCTGGACATGACCTCCAACCGCCTCCATAAACTGCCCCCCGATGGGCTCTTCCTGAGGTCCCAAGGCCCTGGGCCCAAGCCACCCACGCCACTCACGGTCAGCTTTGGTGGCAACCCCTTGCATTGCAACTGCGAGCTGCTCTGGCTCCGGCGGCTGACCAGAGAGGATGACCTGGAGACATGTGCCACCCCCGAGCACCTCACTGACCGCTACTTCTGGTCCATCCCTGAAGAGGAGTTCCTGTGCGAACCCCCGCTGATCACACGGCAGGCGGGGGGCCGGGCTCTGGTGGTGGAGGGCCAGGCGGTCAGCCTGCGGTGCCGAGCCGTGGGTGACCCAGAGCCGGTGGTGCATTGGGTGGCACCTGATGGGCGGTTGCTGGGAAACTCCAGCCGGACCCGGGTACGAGGGGATGGGACATTGGATGTAACCATCACCACCTTGCGGGACAGTGGCACCTTCACTTGCATTGCCTCCAATGCCGCTGGGGAAGCCACGGCACCCGTGGAGGTGTGCGTGGTACCTCTGCCTCTGATGGCACCCCCGCCAGCTGCCCCACCACCTCTCACCGAGCCTGGTTCTTCTGACATTGCCACGCCCGGCCGACCTGGTGCCAACGAATCGGCTGCTGAGCGCCGGCTGGTGGCGGCGGAGCTCACGTCCAGCTCCGTGCTCATCCGCTGGCCAGCGCAGAGACCGGTGCCTGGCATCCGCATGTACCAAGTCCAGTACAACAGCTCCGCGGATGACTCCCTCGTCTACAG GATGATCCCCTCCACCAGCCAGACCTTCCTGGTGAATGATCTGGCAGCGGGCCGAGCCTACGACCTGTGTGTGCTGGCAGTTTATGACGATGGGGCCACAGCGCTGCCAGCCACGCGAGTGGTGGGCTGTGTGCAGTTTACCACGGCTGGGGATCCGGCGCCCTGCCGCCCACTAAGGGCCCACTTCTTGGGTGGCACCATGATCATTGCCATCGGGGGCGTCATCGTCGCCTCAGTCCTCGTCTTCATCGTTCTGCTCATGATCCGCTACAAGGTCTATGGCAATGGAGACGGCCGCCGCGTCAAGGGCCTCAGGTCGCCCCCGCGGGTCAGCCACGTGTGCTCACAGACCAACGGCGCAGGTGtgcctcaggccctgcccccgccATCGCAAGACCGCTACGAGGCGCTACGTGAGGTGGCTACCCCGGCTGTGGCCGCAGTGGAAGCGAAGGCCATGACGGTAGAGATGACTTCCGCAGAGCCGGAGGCGGCCCTTGGACGCTCCCTGGGCGGCTCTGCCACCTCGCTGTGTCTGCTGCCTTCGGAGGAAATCTCCGGAGAGGAGTCTCGGGCCGCAGGGGGTCCTAGGAGGAGCCGTTCTGGGGCTCTTGGGCCTCCAGCTTCGGCGCCTCCCACTCTGGCTCTGGTTCCTGGGGGGGCCCCGGCGCGGCCGAGGCCTCAGCAGCGCTATTCGTTCGACGGGGACTATGGGGCGCTGTTCCAGAGCCACAGTTACCCGCGCCGCGCCCGGCGGACAAAGCGCCACCGGTCCACACCACACCTGGACGTGGCTGGAGGGGGCGCGGCCGGGGAGGACGGAGACCTGGGGTTGGGCGCAGCCAGGGCACGCCTGGCCTTTACCAGCACCGAGTGGATGCTGGAGAGTACCGTGTGA
- the LRFN1 gene encoding leucine-rich repeat and fibronectin type III domain-containing protein 1 isoform X3 — MKKPRFREIQTLAQGHAATIDRRVVELRLTDNFIAAVRRRDFANMTSLVHLTLSRNTIGQVAAGAFADLRALRALHLDSNRLAEVRGDQLRGLGNLRHLILGNNQIRRVESAAFDAFLSTVEDLDLSYNNLEALPWEAVGQMVNLNTLTLDHNLIDHIAEGTFVQLHKLVRLDMTSNRLHKLPPDGLFLRSQGPGPKPPTPLTVSFGGNPLHCNCELLWLRRLTREDDLETCATPEHLTDRYFWSIPEEEFLCEPPLITRQAGGRALVVEGQAVSLRCRAVGDPEPVVHWVAPDGRLLGNSSRTRVRGDGTLDVTITTLRDSGTFTCIASNAAGEATAPVEVCVVPLPLMAPPPAAPPPLTEPGSSDIATPGRPGANESAAERRLVAAELTSSSVLIRWPAQRPVPGIRMYQVQYNSSADDSLVYRMIPSTSQTFLVNDLAAGRAYDLCVLAVYDDGATALPATRVVGCVQFTTAGDPAPCRPLRAHFLGGTMIIAIGGVIVASVLVFIVLLMIRYKVYGNGDGRRVKGLRSPPRVSHVCSQTNGAGVPQALPPPSQDRYEALREVATPAVAAVEAKAMTVEMTSAEPEAALGRSLGGSATSLCLLPSEEISGEESRAAGGPRRSRSGALGPPASAPPTLALVPGGAPARPRPQQRYSFDGDYGALFQSHSYPRRARRTKRHRSTPHLDVAGGGAAGEDGDLGLGAARARLAFTSTEWMLESTV; from the exons atgaagaaaccgagaTTCAGAGAGATTCAGACactcgcccaaggtcacgcagcta CCATCGACCGGCGTGTGGTTGAGCTGCGGCTCACCGACAACTTCATCGCAGCAGTCCGCCGCCGAGACTTCGCCAACATGACCAGCCTGGTGCACCTCACCCTCTCCCGTAACACCATTGGCCAAGTGGCAGCCGGCGCCTTTGCTGACCTACGTGCGCTGCGGGCCCTGCACCTCGACAGTAACCGACTGGCGGAGGTACGTGGTGACCAACTCCGCGGCTTGGGCAACCTCCGCCACCTAATCCTTGGCAACAACCAGATCCGCCGGGTGGAGTCAGCGGCTTTCGATGCCTTCTTGTCCACCGTGGAAGACCTGGATCTGTCCTACAACAACCTCgaggccctgccctgggaggctgTAGGCCAGATGGTGAACCTGAACACCCTCACTCTAGACCACAATCTCATTGACCACATTGCGGAAGGTACCTTCGTTCAGCTTCACAAACTGGTTCGCCTGGACATGACCTCCAACCGCCTCCATAAACTGCCCCCCGATGGGCTCTTCCTGAGGTCCCAAGGCCCTGGGCCCAAGCCACCCACGCCACTCACGGTCAGCTTTGGTGGCAACCCCTTGCATTGCAACTGCGAGCTGCTCTGGCTCCGGCGGCTGACCAGAGAGGATGACCTGGAGACATGTGCCACCCCCGAGCACCTCACTGACCGCTACTTCTGGTCCATCCCTGAAGAGGAGTTCCTGTGCGAACCCCCGCTGATCACACGGCAGGCGGGGGGCCGGGCTCTGGTGGTGGAGGGCCAGGCGGTCAGCCTGCGGTGCCGAGCCGTGGGTGACCCAGAGCCGGTGGTGCATTGGGTGGCACCTGATGGGCGGTTGCTGGGAAACTCCAGCCGGACCCGGGTACGAGGGGATGGGACATTGGATGTAACCATCACCACCTTGCGGGACAGTGGCACCTTCACTTGCATTGCCTCCAATGCCGCTGGGGAAGCCACGGCACCCGTGGAGGTGTGCGTGGTACCTCTGCCTCTGATGGCACCCCCGCCAGCTGCCCCACCACCTCTCACCGAGCCTGGTTCTTCTGACATTGCCACGCCCGGCCGACCTGGTGCCAACGAATCGGCTGCTGAGCGCCGGCTGGTGGCGGCGGAGCTCACGTCCAGCTCCGTGCTCATCCGCTGGCCAGCGCAGAGACCGGTGCCTGGCATCCGCATGTACCAAGTCCAGTACAACAGCTCCGCGGATGACTCCCTCGTCTACAG GATGATCCCCTCCACCAGCCAGACCTTCCTGGTGAATGATCTGGCAGCGGGCCGAGCCTACGACCTGTGTGTGCTGGCAGTTTATGACGATGGGGCCACAGCGCTGCCAGCCACGCGAGTGGTGGGCTGTGTGCAGTTTACCACGGCTGGGGATCCGGCGCCCTGCCGCCCACTAAGGGCCCACTTCTTGGGTGGCACCATGATCATTGCCATCGGGGGCGTCATCGTCGCCTCAGTCCTCGTCTTCATCGTTCTGCTCATGATCCGCTACAAGGTCTATGGCAATGGAGACGGCCGCCGCGTCAAGGGCCTCAGGTCGCCCCCGCGGGTCAGCCACGTGTGCTCACAGACCAACGGCGCAGGTGtgcctcaggccctgcccccgccATCGCAAGACCGCTACGAGGCGCTACGTGAGGTGGCTACCCCGGCTGTGGCCGCAGTGGAAGCGAAGGCCATGACGGTAGAGATGACTTCCGCAGAGCCGGAGGCGGCCCTTGGACGCTCCCTGGGCGGCTCTGCCACCTCGCTGTGTCTGCTGCCTTCGGAGGAAATCTCCGGAGAGGAGTCTCGGGCCGCAGGGGGTCCTAGGAGGAGCCGTTCTGGGGCTCTTGGGCCTCCAGCTTCGGCGCCTCCCACTCTGGCTCTGGTTCCTGGGGGGGCCCCGGCGCGGCCGAGGCCTCAGCAGCGCTATTCGTTCGACGGGGACTATGGGGCGCTGTTCCAGAGCCACAGTTACCCGCGCCGCGCCCGGCGGACAAAGCGCCACCGGTCCACACCACACCTGGACGTGGCTGGAGGGGGCGCGGCCGGGGAGGACGGAGACCTGGGGTTGGGCGCAGCCAGGGCACGCCTGGCCTTTACCAGCACCGAGTGGATGCTGGAGAGTACCGTGTGA
- the LRFN1 gene encoding leucine-rich repeat and fibronectin type III domain-containing protein 1 isoform X2, translating to MQSGWFCSEPAGGLEPCLMKKPRFREIQTLAQGHAATIDRRVVELRLTDNFIAAVRRRDFANMTSLVHLTLSRNTIGQVAAGAFADLRALRALHLDSNRLAEVRGDQLRGLGNLRHLILGNNQIRRVESAAFDAFLSTVEDLDLSYNNLEALPWEAVGQMVNLNTLTLDHNLIDHIAEGTFVQLHKLVRLDMTSNRLHKLPPDGLFLRSQGPGPKPPTPLTVSFGGNPLHCNCELLWLRRLTREDDLETCATPEHLTDRYFWSIPEEEFLCEPPLITRQAGGRALVVEGQAVSLRCRAVGDPEPVVHWVAPDGRLLGNSSRTRVRGDGTLDVTITTLRDSGTFTCIASNAAGEATAPVEVCVVPLPLMAPPPAAPPPLTEPGSSDIATPGRPGANESAAERRLVAAELTSSSVLIRWPAQRPVPGIRMYQVQYNSSADDSLVYRMIPSTSQTFLVNDLAAGRAYDLCVLAVYDDGATALPATRVVGCVQFTTAGDPAPCRPLRAHFLGGTMIIAIGGVIVASVLVFIVLLMIRYKVYGNGDGRRVKGLRSPPRVSHVCSQTNGAGVPQALPPPSQDRYEALREVATPAVAAVEAKAMTVEMTSAEPEAALGRSLGGSATSLCLLPSEEISGEESRAAGGPRRSRSGALGPPASAPPTLALVPGGAPARPRPQQRYSFDGDYGALFQSHSYPRRARRTKRHRSTPHLDVAGGGAAGEDGDLGLGAARARLAFTSTEWMLESTV from the exons ATGCAAAGTGGTTGGTTTTGTTCTGAGCCCGCCGGAGGCCTGGAGCCCTGCCTT atgaagaaaccgagaTTCAGAGAGATTCAGACactcgcccaaggtcacgcagcta CCATCGACCGGCGTGTGGTTGAGCTGCGGCTCACCGACAACTTCATCGCAGCAGTCCGCCGCCGAGACTTCGCCAACATGACCAGCCTGGTGCACCTCACCCTCTCCCGTAACACCATTGGCCAAGTGGCAGCCGGCGCCTTTGCTGACCTACGTGCGCTGCGGGCCCTGCACCTCGACAGTAACCGACTGGCGGAGGTACGTGGTGACCAACTCCGCGGCTTGGGCAACCTCCGCCACCTAATCCTTGGCAACAACCAGATCCGCCGGGTGGAGTCAGCGGCTTTCGATGCCTTCTTGTCCACCGTGGAAGACCTGGATCTGTCCTACAACAACCTCgaggccctgccctgggaggctgTAGGCCAGATGGTGAACCTGAACACCCTCACTCTAGACCACAATCTCATTGACCACATTGCGGAAGGTACCTTCGTTCAGCTTCACAAACTGGTTCGCCTGGACATGACCTCCAACCGCCTCCATAAACTGCCCCCCGATGGGCTCTTCCTGAGGTCCCAAGGCCCTGGGCCCAAGCCACCCACGCCACTCACGGTCAGCTTTGGTGGCAACCCCTTGCATTGCAACTGCGAGCTGCTCTGGCTCCGGCGGCTGACCAGAGAGGATGACCTGGAGACATGTGCCACCCCCGAGCACCTCACTGACCGCTACTTCTGGTCCATCCCTGAAGAGGAGTTCCTGTGCGAACCCCCGCTGATCACACGGCAGGCGGGGGGCCGGGCTCTGGTGGTGGAGGGCCAGGCGGTCAGCCTGCGGTGCCGAGCCGTGGGTGACCCAGAGCCGGTGGTGCATTGGGTGGCACCTGATGGGCGGTTGCTGGGAAACTCCAGCCGGACCCGGGTACGAGGGGATGGGACATTGGATGTAACCATCACCACCTTGCGGGACAGTGGCACCTTCACTTGCATTGCCTCCAATGCCGCTGGGGAAGCCACGGCACCCGTGGAGGTGTGCGTGGTACCTCTGCCTCTGATGGCACCCCCGCCAGCTGCCCCACCACCTCTCACCGAGCCTGGTTCTTCTGACATTGCCACGCCCGGCCGACCTGGTGCCAACGAATCGGCTGCTGAGCGCCGGCTGGTGGCGGCGGAGCTCACGTCCAGCTCCGTGCTCATCCGCTGGCCAGCGCAGAGACCGGTGCCTGGCATCCGCATGTACCAAGTCCAGTACAACAGCTCCGCGGATGACTCCCTCGTCTACAG GATGATCCCCTCCACCAGCCAGACCTTCCTGGTGAATGATCTGGCAGCGGGCCGAGCCTACGACCTGTGTGTGCTGGCAGTTTATGACGATGGGGCCACAGCGCTGCCAGCCACGCGAGTGGTGGGCTGTGTGCAGTTTACCACGGCTGGGGATCCGGCGCCCTGCCGCCCACTAAGGGCCCACTTCTTGGGTGGCACCATGATCATTGCCATCGGGGGCGTCATCGTCGCCTCAGTCCTCGTCTTCATCGTTCTGCTCATGATCCGCTACAAGGTCTATGGCAATGGAGACGGCCGCCGCGTCAAGGGCCTCAGGTCGCCCCCGCGGGTCAGCCACGTGTGCTCACAGACCAACGGCGCAGGTGtgcctcaggccctgcccccgccATCGCAAGACCGCTACGAGGCGCTACGTGAGGTGGCTACCCCGGCTGTGGCCGCAGTGGAAGCGAAGGCCATGACGGTAGAGATGACTTCCGCAGAGCCGGAGGCGGCCCTTGGACGCTCCCTGGGCGGCTCTGCCACCTCGCTGTGTCTGCTGCCTTCGGAGGAAATCTCCGGAGAGGAGTCTCGGGCCGCAGGGGGTCCTAGGAGGAGCCGTTCTGGGGCTCTTGGGCCTCCAGCTTCGGCGCCTCCCACTCTGGCTCTGGTTCCTGGGGGGGCCCCGGCGCGGCCGAGGCCTCAGCAGCGCTATTCGTTCGACGGGGACTATGGGGCGCTGTTCCAGAGCCACAGTTACCCGCGCCGCGCCCGGCGGACAAAGCGCCACCGGTCCACACCACACCTGGACGTGGCTGGAGGGGGCGCGGCCGGGGAGGACGGAGACCTGGGGTTGGGCGCAGCCAGGGCACGCCTGGCCTTTACCAGCACCGAGTGGATGCTGGAGAGTACCGTGTGA
- the LRFN1 gene encoding leucine-rich repeat and fibronectin type III domain-containing protein 1 isoform X4: MAPGPFSALLSPPPAALSFLLLLWVGASRGQPCPGRCICQNVAPTLTMLCAKTGLLFVPPAIDRRVVELRLTDNFIAAVRRRDFANMTSLVHLTLSRNTIGQVAAGAFADLRALRALHLDSNRLAEVRGDQLRGLGNLRHLILGNNQIRRVESAAFDAFLSTVEDLDLSYNNLEALPWEAVGQMVNLNTLTLDHNLIDHIAEGTFVQLHKLVRLDMTSNRLHKLPPDGLFLRSQGPGPKPPTPLTVSFGGNPLHCNCELLWLRRLTREDDLETCATPEHLTDRYFWSIPEEEFLCEPPLITRQAGGRALVVEGQAVSLRCRAVGDPEPVVHWVAPDGRLLGNSSRTRVRGDGTLDVTITTLRDSGTFTCIASNAAGEATAPVEVCVVPLPLMAPPPAAPPPLTEPGSSDIATPGRPGANESAAERRLVAAELTSSSVLIRWPAQRPVPGIRMYQVQYNSSADDSLVYR, encoded by the coding sequence ATGGCTCCGGGCCCCTTCTCAGCGCTGCTCTCACCACCACCTGCTGCCCTGTCCTTTCTGCTGCTCCTCTGGGTGGGGGCATCTCgtggccagccctgccctggccgcTGCATCTGCCAGAACGTGGCGCCCACACTGACCATGCTGTGCGCCAAGACCGGCTTGCTCTTTGTGCCGCCAGCCATCGACCGGCGTGTGGTTGAGCTGCGGCTCACCGACAACTTCATCGCAGCAGTCCGCCGCCGAGACTTCGCCAACATGACCAGCCTGGTGCACCTCACCCTCTCCCGTAACACCATTGGCCAAGTGGCAGCCGGCGCCTTTGCTGACCTACGTGCGCTGCGGGCCCTGCACCTCGACAGTAACCGACTGGCGGAGGTACGTGGTGACCAACTCCGCGGCTTGGGCAACCTCCGCCACCTAATCCTTGGCAACAACCAGATCCGCCGGGTGGAGTCAGCGGCTTTCGATGCCTTCTTGTCCACCGTGGAAGACCTGGATCTGTCCTACAACAACCTCgaggccctgccctgggaggctgTAGGCCAGATGGTGAACCTGAACACCCTCACTCTAGACCACAATCTCATTGACCACATTGCGGAAGGTACCTTCGTTCAGCTTCACAAACTGGTTCGCCTGGACATGACCTCCAACCGCCTCCATAAACTGCCCCCCGATGGGCTCTTCCTGAGGTCCCAAGGCCCTGGGCCCAAGCCACCCACGCCACTCACGGTCAGCTTTGGTGGCAACCCCTTGCATTGCAACTGCGAGCTGCTCTGGCTCCGGCGGCTGACCAGAGAGGATGACCTGGAGACATGTGCCACCCCCGAGCACCTCACTGACCGCTACTTCTGGTCCATCCCTGAAGAGGAGTTCCTGTGCGAACCCCCGCTGATCACACGGCAGGCGGGGGGCCGGGCTCTGGTGGTGGAGGGCCAGGCGGTCAGCCTGCGGTGCCGAGCCGTGGGTGACCCAGAGCCGGTGGTGCATTGGGTGGCACCTGATGGGCGGTTGCTGGGAAACTCCAGCCGGACCCGGGTACGAGGGGATGGGACATTGGATGTAACCATCACCACCTTGCGGGACAGTGGCACCTTCACTTGCATTGCCTCCAATGCCGCTGGGGAAGCCACGGCACCCGTGGAGGTGTGCGTGGTACCTCTGCCTCTGATGGCACCCCCGCCAGCTGCCCCACCACCTCTCACCGAGCCTGGTTCTTCTGACATTGCCACGCCCGGCCGACCTGGTGCCAACGAATCGGCTGCTGAGCGCCGGCTGGTGGCGGCGGAGCTCACGTCCAGCTCCGTGCTCATCCGCTGGCCAGCGCAGAGACCGGTGCCTGGCATCCGCATGTACCAAGTCCAGTACAACAGCTCCGCGGATGACTCCCTCGTCTACAGGTAG